The following are from one region of the Gloeomargarita lithophora Alchichica-D10 genome:
- a CDS encoding PipX family protein: protein MPNSITGESYLNHPNFGLLYRICRLGDGSELYMTLYAHRLFFHVHYLAESLDVEPVSRNQARMLLEMHLRELRRLDKTQEYQKLQKVEKQM from the coding sequence ATGCCCAATTCCATAACCGGCGAATCCTATTTGAACCACCCCAATTTCGGTCTGTTGTACCGGATTTGTCGCCTGGGGGATGGGAGCGAATTGTATATGACCCTGTACGCCCACCGGCTTTTTTTTCATGTGCATTATCTCGCCGAGTCCCTGGATGTGGAACCCGTCAGCCGCAATCAAGCCCGGATGCTACTAGAAATGCACCTGCGGGAACTGCGGCGGCTCGACAAAACCCAAGAATACCAAAAACTGCAAAAGGTAGAAAAACAAATGTAG